Proteins encoded in a region of the Mariprofundus ferrinatatus genome:
- a CDS encoding transglutaminaseTgpA domain-containing protein: protein MNSSSSLLRAERLTLAVLLCGVAALALSDFVSPFYWLLSVVAALFRLWRGPEFKLSEMQASLVGWFGFVWVILELFLGRELVVAFTDFLLILAFAIVVEAATPRNHLHRMLVGVFLVLAGAVLTDSVLYVLPLFAMMWSLWRAASCLYGLNWQGGDLALLPLRQEMRWMLLMMAVTGLLFVILPRFEFHSLLKAAQPRMETSGFSDLVQLGDFARTLDARIAMRVEPVDLTADGVADFQKWAMGRYWRGSVLSRFTGNGWQKVVSKEQFHLGRGEDFVAGGGESIRVAMYREASDHAYIQLPQGLIRIHDLPQPVRFDSAMAVQFAKAPSRRLRLLMDVASSRELAVMPEPQGWERSQSNIPDAVRSWVAQFSKEGSGQGEALSRVAAELRSWDYDLNAPIDAARPVESFLNLKRGHCELYATMLALAARTLGIPSRVVNGYLGGDWNEVGEFLQVRHLNAHSWVEVWLNGRWQRMDATPAARSGLLEISFPTLEQLWESVKLGWYRYVLEFQNSDRVNFIRALWQSLRVYGEWLLSGVLATGILLIFWRYGKRLRLLNKRKQVGSLWPELDHWLTRRGVVRPPHVPLRSAAVPEGVNHDLWRRFVRQWEAQVYGKEAVWKKSDLKRHLRALLKSY, encoded by the coding sequence ATGAATAGCTCCAGCAGCCTGTTGCGAGCAGAGCGGTTGACGCTGGCGGTGCTGCTCTGCGGTGTGGCAGCGCTCGCATTATCGGATTTCGTGAGCCCCTTCTACTGGCTGCTTTCGGTCGTGGCGGCGCTGTTTCGCCTCTGGCGTGGACCTGAATTTAAATTGAGTGAAATGCAGGCCAGCCTTGTCGGCTGGTTCGGTTTCGTCTGGGTTATTCTTGAACTGTTTCTCGGCAGGGAGCTGGTGGTCGCATTTACCGATTTCCTGCTGATCCTCGCCTTTGCCATCGTCGTTGAAGCGGCCACGCCGCGTAATCACCTGCATCGCATGCTGGTAGGCGTTTTTCTCGTTCTGGCAGGAGCCGTGCTGACCGATTCAGTGCTCTATGTTCTGCCACTGTTTGCCATGATGTGGTCTCTTTGGCGTGCAGCATCCTGCCTTTACGGTCTGAATTGGCAGGGCGGCGACCTTGCCCTGCTGCCGCTGCGCCAGGAGATGCGCTGGATGTTGCTGATGATGGCGGTGACCGGACTGCTTTTTGTTATCCTGCCGCGTTTTGAGTTCCACTCGCTGCTCAAGGCCGCACAGCCACGTATGGAGACCAGTGGTTTTTCCGATCTGGTTCAGTTGGGCGACTTTGCCAGAACTCTCGATGCGCGGATTGCAATGCGGGTAGAGCCGGTCGACCTGACCGCAGATGGCGTTGCTGATTTTCAGAAGTGGGCAATGGGACGCTACTGGCGTGGCTCTGTTCTCTCCCGCTTTACCGGTAACGGTTGGCAGAAAGTGGTATCGAAAGAGCAGTTTCATCTGGGCAGGGGTGAAGACTTTGTGGCGGGCGGCGGGGAGTCGATCCGGGTGGCGATGTACAGGGAGGCCAGTGACCACGCTTATATCCAGCTGCCGCAGGGGTTGATTAGAATCCACGACCTGCCACAGCCTGTCCGTTTTGATTCGGCTATGGCCGTCCAGTTTGCCAAAGCACCATCGCGTCGTCTGCGCCTGTTGATGGATGTGGCTTCATCTCGGGAACTGGCTGTGATGCCGGAGCCGCAGGGGTGGGAGCGCTCTCAGTCGAACATTCCGGATGCTGTTCGCAGTTGGGTGGCGCAGTTTAGCAAAGAGGGGAGCGGGCAGGGCGAGGCACTCTCCCGTGTGGCGGCTGAATTGCGCAGCTGGGATTATGATCTGAATGCGCCCATCGATGCTGCAAGGCCGGTAGAATCATTTCTGAACCTGAAACGCGGCCACTGTGAACTGTATGCCACTATGCTGGCACTGGCGGCGCGAACGCTCGGAATCCCCTCCAGGGTAGTGAATGGATATCTGGGTGGCGACTGGAACGAGGTGGGCGAGTTTCTGCAGGTCAGGCATCTCAACGCACACAGCTGGGTTGAGGTGTGGCTGAACGGTCGCTGGCAGCGCATGGATGCTACGCCGGCAGCGCGCTCCGGATTGCTGGAAATAAGTTTCCCGACACTGGAGCAGCTATGGGAGTCGGTAAAACTGGGCTGGTACAGGTATGTGCTCGAGTTTCAGAATTCTGATCGCGTCAATTTCATCAGAGCGCTCTGGCAGAGCCTCAGGGTCTACGGGGAGTGGCTGCTTTCAGGAGTGCTGGCCACAGGCATACTGCTCATCTTCTGGCGTTACGGGAAAAGGTTACGTTTGTTGAATAAGCGGAAACAGGTCGGCTCACTCTGGCCTGAACTGGATCACTGGCTGACCAGGCGTGGTGTGGTGCGGCCGCCGCACGTTCCGCTCCGCAGTGCTGCCGTGCCAGAGGGTGTAAACCACGATTTGTGGCGGAGATTTGTTCGCCAGTGGGAGGCGCAGGTGTATGGAAAAGAGGCGGTATGGAAGAAATCCGACCTGAAGCGCCATTTACGTGCGCTTTTGAAAAGCTACTGA
- a CDS encoding VacJ family lipoprotein: MNRHPFNLILALLLAALLSACATPQNNYDPIEPVNRVTDKVNDGIDRVTLKPLARGYTAAVPKPMRTAVSNFFENATYLNTVLNDFLQGKGEQGFSDLFRFLVNTTLGAGGLVDVASSMGLERHDEDLGQTLAVWGVGESAYIVYPLLGPNSLRNTPDFITATATDPLFWLSFTMVPAVTIPIAVVKYVDQRAQLLEASDMRDELALDPYIFTREAWRQNRLYLIHDGNPPKAEPLGDDGWEEEDWGSKDDGWQEDEFDRPAESGTESIESAPAADENSAEPENATHPSDKNIDAPAEKEAEPLSGNMFRINLASFRSETAATNALHMLRSRMVDSELETVTIDNQRWYRLHSSELVSGMDAKIKLQDLRSRTGIQTAWLEPVSP; encoded by the coding sequence ATGAACCGGCACCCATTCAACCTGATACTTGCCCTGCTTCTGGCAGCCTTGCTCTCTGCATGCGCAACCCCCCAGAACAATTACGACCCCATCGAGCCGGTCAACCGCGTCACCGACAAGGTCAATGACGGCATCGACCGGGTTACGCTGAAACCGCTGGCGCGCGGTTACACTGCCGCAGTTCCCAAACCAATGCGAACCGCCGTATCCAATTTCTTTGAGAATGCGACATATCTCAACACCGTGCTCAACGACTTCCTGCAGGGCAAAGGGGAACAGGGATTCAGTGACCTGTTCCGCTTTCTGGTCAACACCACACTCGGGGCTGGTGGCCTCGTGGATGTTGCATCCTCAATGGGTCTTGAACGGCACGATGAGGATCTCGGCCAGACACTGGCCGTGTGGGGCGTCGGCGAGAGCGCCTATATCGTCTATCCGCTGCTGGGACCGAATTCGCTGCGTAACACGCCCGATTTCATCACTGCAACAGCGACCGACCCACTGTTCTGGCTCTCATTCACCATGGTTCCGGCCGTTACCATTCCTATCGCGGTGGTTAAATATGTCGACCAGCGTGCCCAGCTGCTTGAGGCCTCCGATATGCGCGACGAACTGGCACTCGATCCCTATATCTTCACGCGAGAGGCGTGGCGGCAGAATCGTCTCTATCTGATTCATGATGGCAACCCGCCCAAAGCGGAACCACTCGGTGATGATGGCTGGGAGGAGGAGGACTGGGGCTCCAAGGATGATGGCTGGCAGGAGGATGAGTTTGATCGCCCCGCTGAATCCGGAACAGAAAGCATCGAAAGCGCACCTGCAGCTGATGAAAATTCAGCTGAGCCTGAAAATGCCACACACCCTTCAGATAAAAACATTGATGCCCCGGCTGAAAAAGAAGCCGAACCACTCTCCGGCAACATGTTTCGTATCAACCTTGCATCATTCAGGTCGGAAACCGCTGCTACCAATGCACTGCATATGTTGAGAAGCAGGATGGTTGATTCTGAGCTGGAAACGGTGACTATTGATAATCAGCGCTGGTATCGCCTACACAGCAGTGAGCTTGTCAGTGGAATGGATGCAAAGATAAAGCTGCAGGATCTCAGGAGCCGAACAGGCATACAGACGGCCTGGCTGGAGCCCGTTAGCCCTTAA
- a CDS encoding DUF58 domain-containing protein: MAYDPADLKLPHWLLRLLDVLVAIRIPLGFGWKIGLTRPGIIFSAAITGVWAAAFYSGNNLLYLCGAMITAVSVASVSNTVRMLRRFPDPGSLLPIVQAGSVTVLRRSGALTSPAAAMVDVDLSYSTGNFSLMARCEGEELRLEGRLRPQRRGVYSCSSLTLSTDAPLGLFPVVFRRKGDGDLVVMPEPVPWYPNRGNGRTQAGQTPAGGDEWLDLRSYVPGDPLSRVHWRKASGDISSWKVKRFASETEHSHEMLLRVDLRLPAGMDASAFERMLGRVWFWVLEQRGDATLLLGQQTFELVEGLKSGALQRAIASASPETTPAIGEGGLLLAVADE, encoded by the coding sequence TTGGCTTACGATCCGGCTGATCTCAAGCTGCCACACTGGCTGTTACGTCTCCTTGATGTGCTGGTCGCCATCCGTATTCCGCTCGGTTTTGGCTGGAAGATCGGCCTAACCAGGCCCGGTATCATCTTTTCAGCGGCCATCACAGGCGTCTGGGCGGCCGCATTTTATTCCGGCAACAACCTGCTCTACCTCTGTGGCGCGATGATTACAGCGGTGAGCGTGGCCTCGGTCAGCAATACTGTTCGCATGCTTCGCCGCTTTCCTGATCCCGGATCGCTGTTGCCGATAGTGCAGGCGGGCAGTGTGACGGTGCTGCGCAGAAGCGGTGCCCTGACCTCTCCGGCAGCAGCGATGGTTGATGTCGATCTCTCTTATTCTACCGGGAACTTCTCCCTTATGGCCCGCTGTGAAGGTGAAGAACTTCGACTGGAGGGTCGTCTCAGGCCGCAGCGGCGAGGGGTCTACAGCTGCAGTTCGCTGACTCTCTCGACGGACGCTCCGCTTGGTCTGTTTCCGGTTGTTTTCCGGCGCAAGGGAGATGGCGATTTGGTCGTGATGCCTGAACCTGTGCCCTGGTACCCAAACAGAGGCAACGGCAGAACCCAGGCCGGGCAGACTCCTGCCGGCGGCGATGAGTGGCTTGATCTCCGCAGTTATGTGCCGGGCGATCCGCTTTCAAGGGTGCACTGGCGCAAGGCCTCCGGTGATATCAGCAGCTGGAAGGTCAAACGATTTGCATCGGAAACAGAGCATTCGCATGAGATGCTGCTGCGAGTTGATCTGCGATTGCCTGCGGGGATGGATGCATCTGCATTTGAGCGAATGCTCGGGCGTGTCTGGTTCTGGGTTCTGGAGCAGCGTGGTGATGCAACGCTGCTTCTTGGGCAGCAAACTTTTGAGTTGGTTGAAGGTTTAAAGTCAGGCGCACTCCAGCGTGCGATTGCCTCTGCATCTCCTGAAACGACCCCGGCCATCGGCGAGGGCGGCTTATTACTTGCGGTGGCCGATGAATAG
- a CDS encoding NADP(H)-dependent aldo-keto reductase codes for MKQNRLGNTEIEVSEICLGTMTWGEQNSRDDAFAQMDYAVGHGINFFDTAELYAIPPRPETYGATESIIGEWFSRRGNRSNIILASKVCGPTAWCPHIRNGEAKLDRSNIVTACDASLKRLKTDYIDIYQTHWPERSTNYFGKLNYAHHEQESFTPIPETLEALSGLVSAGKVRHIGISNETAWGAMQFLQCAKTMGLERIVSIQNPYSLLNRSFEIGLAEIACREKVGLLAYSPLAFGALSGKYLNGKRPQGCRLTLFEHYTRYSGPIAEKAVAAYVEVAIKHGLDPAQMALAFIRQQPFVSATIIGATCMQQLSDNIASSEVTLTDECIADIEAVFQRYSNPCP; via the coding sequence ATGAAACAGAACAGGCTCGGTAATACAGAGATAGAGGTCAGTGAAATCTGCCTGGGCACCATGACCTGGGGCGAGCAGAACAGCAGGGATGATGCCTTCGCCCAGATGGATTATGCCGTTGGGCACGGCATCAACTTTTTCGATACGGCCGAGCTCTATGCCATTCCTCCCAGGCCGGAAACCTACGGCGCTACAGAATCGATTATCGGCGAGTGGTTCAGCAGAAGGGGCAATCGCAGCAACATCATCCTCGCCTCCAAGGTGTGCGGCCCGACTGCCTGGTGCCCGCATATCCGAAATGGCGAAGCAAAGCTTGATCGCTCCAATATCGTGACAGCATGCGATGCTTCTCTGAAGCGTCTCAAGACCGACTATATTGACATCTACCAGACCCACTGGCCGGAGCGCAGCACCAACTATTTTGGCAAACTGAATTATGCTCACCATGAACAAGAGTCGTTCACCCCGATCCCTGAAACGCTGGAAGCGCTCTCAGGGCTTGTATCAGCAGGCAAGGTGCGCCATATCGGCATCTCCAACGAAACTGCATGGGGAGCCATGCAGTTTCTTCAATGTGCAAAAACGATGGGGCTTGAACGTATCGTCTCAATACAGAACCCCTATAGCCTGCTGAACAGAAGCTTCGAGATTGGCCTTGCTGAGATTGCCTGCCGCGAAAAGGTGGGGCTTCTCGCCTATTCGCCACTCGCCTTCGGTGCGCTATCCGGAAAATACCTGAACGGTAAGCGGCCCCAGGGATGCAGACTAACACTGTTTGAGCACTACACCCGTTACTCCGGCCCCATTGCCGAAAAGGCGGTTGCAGCCTATGTGGAGGTGGCGATAAAACACGGGCTTGACCCTGCACAGATGGCCCTGGCATTTATTCGGCAACAGCCGTTTGTTTCTGCTACAATCATAGGAGCAACCTGCATGCAGCAGTTGTCTGACAATATTGCAAGCAGCGAGGTCACCCTGACAGATGAGTGTATTGCCGACATTGAAGCGGTTTTTCAGCGCTATTCCAATCCGTGTCCGTAA
- a CDS encoding enoyl-ACP reductase FabI codes for MGILEGKKGLILGVANNKSIAWGVAQAAKREGATLGFNYLGEQMEKRVRPLAESLNAEIIEPMNVSEEASIDAFFNKVKETWGEIDFLVHSIAYANKDALQNRFSTTTREDFHLALDTSAYSFIACAQRAAPMMKEGGSMVTMSYLGAERAVPGYNVMGVAKAALEASTRYLAQDLGVDGIRVNSVSAGPIRTLAASAVGDFRKLMEKSARGAMLKRNVTQDEVGNTTVYLLSDLSSGVTGELHYVDAGFHIGAGDTGVE; via the coding sequence GTGGGTATTCTTGAAGGCAAAAAAGGCCTGATTCTTGGCGTTGCAAACAATAAATCGATTGCCTGGGGCGTTGCACAGGCAGCCAAACGTGAAGGTGCGACACTGGGTTTTAACTATCTTGGCGAACAGATGGAGAAGCGTGTCCGTCCTCTGGCAGAAAGCCTGAATGCTGAGATCATCGAGCCGATGAATGTCTCTGAAGAAGCAAGTATTGATGCCTTTTTTAACAAGGTGAAAGAGACCTGGGGAGAGATCGATTTTCTTGTTCACTCCATTGCCTATGCGAACAAGGATGCCCTGCAGAATCGTTTTTCTACTACCACGCGCGAGGATTTCCATCTGGCACTTGATACCTCCGCCTACTCCTTTATCGCCTGTGCGCAGCGCGCTGCCCCAATGATGAAAGAGGGTGGCAGCATGGTGACCATGTCCTACCTTGGCGCCGAGCGCGCTGTTCCCGGTTACAACGTGATGGGTGTTGCCAAGGCTGCTCTTGAGGCCTCTACGCGTTATCTGGCTCAGGACCTGGGCGTGGATGGTATCCGTGTAAACTCCGTTTCAGCCGGTCCTATCCGTACGCTGGCTGCATCTGCCGTTGGCGATTTCCGCAAGCTGATGGAGAAAAGCGCCCGCGGTGCCATGCTCAAACGCAATGTTACGCAGGACGAGGTGGGTAATACGACCGTTTACCTGCTCTCCGATCTTTCGTCGGGCGTGACCGGCGAACTGCACTATGTTGATGCCGGATTCCACATTGGCGCCGGCGACACTGGCGTCGAGTAG
- the aroC gene encoding chorismate synthase, whose amino-acid sequence MSGSSTGQIFRVTTAGESHGAALVAIVEGCPAGITLSEADIQPDLDRRKPGQSKYTTQRREADEVEILSGVFEGKTTGCPIALLIRNTDQRSKDYSEIMDKFRPGHADFTYFEKYGLRDYRGGGRSSARETAVRVAAGAVAKRLLAESGISVIGWVDQIGPVKADAAKFDRDEITRNPFFCPDAEAAGKMADLMDGIRKQGDSIGAGVSVEAHGMIPGLGEPVFDRLDADIAKALMNIPAVKAVEIGDGMRCIEAKGSEFGDAIRMDGFQSNHAGGILGGISNGDTVRARMALKPTSSILKSRPTIDIHGNETEIVTKGRHDPCVGIRAVPIAEAMLALVIADHLLRHRASRL is encoded by the coding sequence ATGTCAGGATCTTCTACCGGGCAGATATTCCGGGTTACCACTGCAGGTGAATCTCACGGCGCGGCTCTGGTCGCGATTGTAGAGGGGTGCCCGGCCGGTATCACACTTTCCGAAGCCGATATCCAGCCCGATCTTGATCGCCGCAAGCCCGGCCAGTCCAAGTACACCACCCAGCGGCGTGAGGCCGATGAGGTGGAGATTCTTTCAGGGGTCTTTGAAGGCAAGACTACAGGTTGTCCGATTGCCCTTTTGATCCGTAACACCGATCAGCGCAGCAAGGACTATTCGGAGATCATGGATAAGTTCCGTCCGGGCCATGCCGATTTTACCTATTTTGAAAAGTATGGTCTGCGCGACTACCGTGGCGGTGGTCGTTCGTCGGCGCGTGAAACCGCGGTGCGTGTGGCGGCCGGGGCAGTTGCCAAACGGCTGCTGGCAGAATCTGGTATTTCCGTTATCGGATGGGTCGATCAGATCGGGCCGGTCAAAGCGGATGCAGCAAAGTTCGACCGCGATGAAATCACCAGAAACCCGTTTTTCTGCCCCGATGCCGAGGCGGCAGGAAAGATGGCCGATCTGATGGATGGTATCCGTAAGCAGGGCGACTCCATTGGCGCAGGCGTTAGCGTTGAAGCACACGGTATGATTCCGGGGCTTGGCGAACCGGTGTTTGACAGGCTTGATGCCGATATTGCCAAGGCGTTGATGAATATTCCTGCCGTTAAGGCGGTAGAGATCGGTGATGGTATGCGCTGTATCGAAGCGAAAGGTTCTGAGTTTGGTGATGCGATACGCATGGACGGTTTCCAGAGTAATCATGCCGGCGGTATTCTCGGTGGCATCTCCAACGGTGATACGGTGCGAGCACGCATGGCGCTGAAGCCAACCTCATCGATCCTGAAGAGCCGGCCGACCATCGATATTCACGGCAACGAGACCGAGATTGTCACCAAAGGACGCCATGACCCTTGTGTCGGCATCCGTGCCGTACCGATTGCTGAAGCGATGCTTGCACTGGTGATTGCCGATCACCTGCTACGCCATCGCGCCAGCAGGCTTTAA